A region from the Hylaeus volcanicus isolate JK05 chromosome 6, UHH_iyHylVolc1.0_haploid, whole genome shotgun sequence genome encodes:
- the LOC128877804 gene encoding myosuppressin: protein MMGSTIVILISLTTISMFCDNISSALPSQCNPGYLDDLPPRIRKVCAALSRIYELGSEMESYIDEKDNHITGFHESIPLLDSGVKRQDVDHVFLRFGKRR from the exons ATGATGGGTTCAACGATCGTGATCCTCATTTCTTTGACGACCATATCGATGTTCTGCGACAACATTTCGTCGGCTCTGCCCTCGCAGTGTAATCCTGGATATCTTGATGATCTCCCCCCAAGGATTCGCAAAGTCTGCGCCGCCCTTTCCAGGATATACGAACTTGGCTCAGAAATGGAAAGTTACATCGACGAAAAAGACAACCACATAACAG GTTTCCATGAAAGCATCCCATTATTGGACAGCGGAGTCAAAAGACAGGACGTTGATCACGTTTTTCTGCGCTTTGGAAAGCGTCGCTAG